A region from the Musa acuminata AAA Group cultivar baxijiao chromosome BXJ1-10, Cavendish_Baxijiao_AAA, whole genome shotgun sequence genome encodes:
- the LOC103968480 gene encoding transcription factor bHLH78: MYKKLASNHVKCVYYFASTGGMWFCQQKPNKCVHRSHVTELEASKERKRRERGMEKEGFWGLQWQSTGAKLPPELNSGPAASDQLPQRFLHLNWKQPMAHDADFESALSSLVSSPCSNPPASADGSGIGELIGRLGGICNSNDISPSSRYRSADASCYGTPLNSPPKLNLSVMDHRQQGRGGPPMPVNRVPGPHLGPLSAEPGFEDCAARLSCFAGRSSGSFAGQFGFLEPGNLSEASRSESPKAGFGSCVGVGQSRSERPAHLETEMRSTIGGSSTAEESELGNGPEESSLSHRMTAEASSLRGIADNNSGKWKTAAKRKGREAPLSSSATNPPANMTEEENSDAKRCKSADRNGGAKNAAVKPKTEQNGDPGHREGKDNDHKPPEPPKDYIHVRARRGQATDAHSLAERVRREKISKRMKFLQDLVPGCNKVTGKAVMLDEIINYVQSLQRQVEFLSMKLTTLNPQMDVSMENFLPKDMYQSRGLMPQPVYPAEIGTVLSYAHQPQTIALQSVMTSGLEAQFSLNSLQSSLRQSQSMQHATTDAYTDAPSQLGGLWEDDLQSVAQTGFGQNHGQTHTSHMKIEL, translated from the exons ATGTACAAAAAGCTCGCTTCCAATCATGTCAAATGCGTATATTATTTTGCTTCCACTGGTGGCATGTGGTTCTGTCAACAAAAACCCAACAAGTGTGTTCATAGAAGCCATGTTACTGAGCTTGAAGCAtcaaaggaaaggaaaagaagagagagag GAATGGAAAAGGAGGGATTTTGGGGCCTACAATGGCAATCCACCGGTGCCAAACTACCGCCGGAGTTGAATTCTGGGCCCGCCGCCAGCGACCAGTTGCCGCAGCGCTTCCTCCACCTCAATTGGAAGCAGCCGATGGCCCACGACGCCGACTTCGAGTCGGCGCTCAGCTCGCTCGTCTCCTCGCCGTGCTCCAACCCGCCGGCCTCCGCCGACGGCAGCGGTATCGGAGAGCTCATAGGTCGGTTGGGAGGCATCTGCAACTCCAACGACATCTCGCCGAGTTCTCGATACCGTAGTGCTGACGCTTCTTGTTACGGCACTCCGCTGAATTCCCCACCAAAACTCAATCTTTCCGTGATGGATCACCGGCAGCAGGGAAGAGGAGGGCCACCGATGCCGGTGAATCGAGTGCCCGGACCTCATCTCGGGCCACTTTCGGCCGAACCGGGGTTCGAGGACTGCGCCGCAAGGCTTTCTTGCTTTGCAGGAAGGAGTTCGGGGAGTTTCGCAGGCCAATTCGGGTTCCTGGAGCCCGGAAATCTTTCGGAGGCCTCGCGCAGCGAATCTCCGAAGGCAGGTTTTGGGTCTTGCGTGGGAGTTGGACAGAGCAGGAGCGAACGCCCTGCCCATCTGGAGACGGAGATGAGGTCGACAATTGGTGGATCTTCGACAGCGGAGGAGTCCGAGCTCGGAAATGGCCCGGAGGAGTCGTCGTTGTCCCATCGGATGACGGCGGAGGCATCATCCCTGAGAGGTATCGCTGACAACAATTCAGGGAAATGGAAGACAGCGGCAAAGCGGAAAGGAAGGGAGGCACCTTTATCTTCTTCTGCCACTAATCCCCCTGCTAAT ATGACAGAGGAGGAGAACTCCGATGCAAAGAGATGCAAATCGGCTGACAGAAATGGAGGTGCAAAGAATGCGGCGGTGAAGCCGAAGACGGAGCAGAATGGAGATCCTGGCCACCGCGAGGGCAAGGATAATGATCACAAGCCCCCTGAGCCACCGAAGGATTACATCCATGTGAGGGCGAGAAGAGGACAAGCCACTGATGCTCACAGCCTCGCCGAGAGG GTTAGAAGAGAGAAGATCAGTAAGAGGATGAAGTTTCTGCAAGATCTTGTGCCAGGTTGCAACAAG GTGACCGGCAAGGCTGTGATGCTTGATGAGATCATAAACTATGTGCAGTCACTGCAGCGGCAAGTCGAG TTCCTATCCATGAAGTTAACCACCCTGAATCCCCAGATGGATGTTAGCATGGAAAATTTCCTGCCAAAAGAT ATGTATCAATCTCGTGGACTGATGCCACAGCCAGTTTATCCGGCAGAGATAGGCACAGTGTTGTCGTATGCTCACCAGCCTCAGACTATCGCTCTCCAGAGCGTCATGACATCCGGTCTCGAAGCGCAATTCTCCTTGAATTCATTACAATCCTCCTTACGACAGTCTCAGAGTATGCAACATGCCACCACGGACGCATACACAGATGCTCCCTCTCAG CTTGGGGGTCTTTGGGAGGATGACCTGCAGAGTGTTGCTCAGACTGGCTTTGGGCAGAACCATG GCCAAACGCACACTAGTCACATGAAAATTGAACTCTGA
- the LOC135595821 gene encoding chaperone protein dnaJ 20, chloroplastic-like, translated as MTAGLVVYRNRTYLSPTTTRVGGGGGGGRVRFGRVQLQWSGGGWPSLRLSTFRPRAAVEEGFVRENAGSFYDLLGVPASGSTSAIKKAYKQLARKYHPDVSPPERAAEYTRRFIEVHEAYETLSDPGRRAIYDRDLTRSLPLAFSASRCRFDEEPEERSGWRNHWQDQLTELKRRSMNGSSKDNLSWGAQMRRRRAESSREEVA; from the exons atgaccgcTGGGCTAGTAGTCTACCGAAACCGGACCTACCTATCTCCCACCACCACGAGAgtaggtggcggtggcggtggcggtcgtGTTCGATTTGGCCGCGTTCAACTTCAGTGGAGTggtggtggttggccttctctcCGCTTGTCCACTTTCCGGCCCCGTGCGGCCGTCGAGGAGGGCTTCGTCCGGGAGAACGCTGGGAGCTTCTACGATCTGCTGGGGGTTCCGGCGAGCGGGAGCACCAGCGCGATCAAGAAGGCGTACAAGCAGCTGGCGAGGAAGTACCACCCGGACGTCTCCCCGCCGGAACGGGCGGCGGAGTACACTCGGCGCTTCATCGAGGTCCATGAGGCCTACGAGACATTGTCCGACCCGGGCCGCCGCGCGATCTACGACCGCGACCTGACCAGGAGTCTGCCTCTGGCCTTCTCAGCCAGTCGCTGCCGGTTCGACGAG GAACCAGAAGAGAGATCAGGTTGGAGAAACCATTGGCAGGATCAGCTTACAGAGTTGAAAAGGCGAAGCATGAATGGCAGTTCCAAAGACAACTTATCTTGGGGAGCTCAAATGCGCAGACGAAGGGCTGAGTCATCTAGAGAAGAGGTTGCATAA
- the LOC135595823 gene encoding nuclear transport factor 2-like isoform X2 — translation MAAQPSSVDRSPLSAQVVGNAFVQQYYHILQQSPELVYRFYQEGSKLGRPDAHGAMSSVTTTDAINAKILSMGFVRAETKTVDAQESLGGGVTVLVTGHLTGEDNVKRDFTQSFFLALQDKGYYVLNDIFRFVEEVNHQQAQQGLANDLPSEQGQHDLDQTTSSQVEDEEVNEEEVYNPSDNGEVVEEEESTGVVIDEVPNNSESNVATAQEEMPKKSYASIVKDMNNASVSPPTRAPPKPSSIKAEPQVLPAPPAGPASDMPTSCSTTVDSNYTQDAEADGYSIYVKNLPLDATPAQLEEEFRKFGAIKPDGIQVRSHKLQGFCFGFVEFEVANAAQSAIEASPIMIGGRPAYVEEKRATGSRVGNRGRFAPGRGAGFRNDGRGRGNYGGGRGFGRGDFNTRPDFGGRGGGRGGYSNRGTEVGYQRVDHMGPSGGRGSHTGSSGISAPAKN, via the exons ATGGCCGCCCAGCCGTCGAGCGTCGATAGATCTCCGCTTTCGGCTCAAGTG GTGGGGAACGCCTTTGTTCAGCAGTACTACCATATCCTCCAGCAGTCACCGGAGCTGGTTTACCGGTTCTACCAGGAAGGCAGCAAGCTCGGCCGGCCGGATGCCCATGGCGCCATGAGCTCGGTGACCACCACCGAC GCGATCAATGCAAAGATATTGTCCATGGGCTTTGTCAGAGCGGAGACAAAGACGGTGGATGCCCAGGAATCTCTTGGCGGTGGGGTGACAGTGCTTGTGACGGGGCACCTTACGGGGGAGGACAATGTTAAGAGGGACTTCACCCAGTCCTTCTTTCTTGCACTGCAGGACAAGGGTTACTATGTATTGAATGACATATTTAGATTTGTTGAAGAGGTCAATCACCAGCAGGCACAGCAGGGCTTGGCAAATG ATTTACCTTCAGAACAAGGCCAGCATGATCTGGACCAAACAACTTCATCTCAAGTTGAAGATGAGGAGGTAAATGAGGAGGAAGTCTATAATCCTTCAGACAATGGGGAGGTTGTGGAAGAGGAAGAATCGACAGGTGTGGTGATTGATGAAGTTCCAAACAATTCTGAATCAAATGTCGCCACTGCCCAAGAAGAGATGCCAAAGAAGTCATATGCTTCAATA GTGAAAGACATGAATAATGCTTCTGTATCACCTCCAACACGTGCTCCTCCTAAGCCATCATCAATTAAGGCAGAACCTCAGGTACTCCCTGCACCTCCAGCAGGACCAGCATCTGATATGCCTACGTCCTGTTCTACCACTGTCGACAGCAATTATACTCAAGATGCAGAAG CTGATGGCTATTCCATATATGTTAAAAATTTGCCTTTGGATGCAACACCTGCTCAACTTGAAGAGGAGTTCAGGAAATTTGGTGCTATCAAGCCTGATGGCATACAAGTTAGAAGCCACAAG TTGCAAGGTTTCTGTTTTGGATTTGTGGAGTTTGAGGTGGCTAACGCTGCTCAAAGCGCAATAGAG GCCTCACCTATAATGATAGGAGGTCGCCCAGCTTATGTTGAGGAAAAGCGAGCTACTGGTTCACGAG TTGGTAACAGAGGAAGATTTGCACCCGGTAGAGGGGCTGGATTCCGCAATGATGGGAGAGGACGCGGTAACTATGGTGGTGGAAGGGGCTTTGGTAGAGGGGATTTCAACACCAGACCTGATTTCGGAGGCAGAGGTGGTGGTAGGGGAGGATATTCAAATCGTGGAACCGAAGTCGGATACCAGAGGGTTGATCATATGGGACCAAGCGGCGGTCGTGGAAGCCATACTGGCTCGTCAGGCATTAGTGCACCTGCCAAAAACTGA
- the LOC135595823 gene encoding nuclear transport factor 2-like isoform X1, with the protein MAAQPSSVDRSPLSAQVVGNAFVQQYYHILQQSPELVYRFYQEGSKLGRPDAHGAMSSVTTTDAINAKILSMGFVRAETKTVDAQESLGGGVTVLVTGHLTGEDNVKRDFTQSFFLALQDKGYYVLNDIFRFVEEVNHQQAQQGLANGTVAPHAPKQDLPSEQGQHDLDQTTSSQVEDEEVNEEEVYNPSDNGEVVEEEESTGVVIDEVPNNSESNVATAQEEMPKKSYASIVKDMNNASVSPPTRAPPKPSSIKAEPQVLPAPPAGPASDMPTSCSTTVDSNYTQDAEADGYSIYVKNLPLDATPAQLEEEFRKFGAIKPDGIQVRSHKLQGFCFGFVEFEVANAAQSAIEASPIMIGGRPAYVEEKRATGSRVGNRGRFAPGRGAGFRNDGRGRGNYGGGRGFGRGDFNTRPDFGGRGGGRGGYSNRGTEVGYQRVDHMGPSGGRGSHTGSSGISAPAKN; encoded by the exons ATGGCCGCCCAGCCGTCGAGCGTCGATAGATCTCCGCTTTCGGCTCAAGTG GTGGGGAACGCCTTTGTTCAGCAGTACTACCATATCCTCCAGCAGTCACCGGAGCTGGTTTACCGGTTCTACCAGGAAGGCAGCAAGCTCGGCCGGCCGGATGCCCATGGCGCCATGAGCTCGGTGACCACCACCGAC GCGATCAATGCAAAGATATTGTCCATGGGCTTTGTCAGAGCGGAGACAAAGACGGTGGATGCCCAGGAATCTCTTGGCGGTGGGGTGACAGTGCTTGTGACGGGGCACCTTACGGGGGAGGACAATGTTAAGAGGGACTTCACCCAGTCCTTCTTTCTTGCACTGCAGGACAAGGGTTACTATGTATTGAATGACATATTTAGATTTGTTGAAGAGGTCAATCACCAGCAGGCACAGCAGGGCTTGGCAAATGGTACTGTTGCACCTCATGCTCCAAAGCAAG ATTTACCTTCAGAACAAGGCCAGCATGATCTGGACCAAACAACTTCATCTCAAGTTGAAGATGAGGAGGTAAATGAGGAGGAAGTCTATAATCCTTCAGACAATGGGGAGGTTGTGGAAGAGGAAGAATCGACAGGTGTGGTGATTGATGAAGTTCCAAACAATTCTGAATCAAATGTCGCCACTGCCCAAGAAGAGATGCCAAAGAAGTCATATGCTTCAATA GTGAAAGACATGAATAATGCTTCTGTATCACCTCCAACACGTGCTCCTCCTAAGCCATCATCAATTAAGGCAGAACCTCAGGTACTCCCTGCACCTCCAGCAGGACCAGCATCTGATATGCCTACGTCCTGTTCTACCACTGTCGACAGCAATTATACTCAAGATGCAGAAG CTGATGGCTATTCCATATATGTTAAAAATTTGCCTTTGGATGCAACACCTGCTCAACTTGAAGAGGAGTTCAGGAAATTTGGTGCTATCAAGCCTGATGGCATACAAGTTAGAAGCCACAAG TTGCAAGGTTTCTGTTTTGGATTTGTGGAGTTTGAGGTGGCTAACGCTGCTCAAAGCGCAATAGAG GCCTCACCTATAATGATAGGAGGTCGCCCAGCTTATGTTGAGGAAAAGCGAGCTACTGGTTCACGAG TTGGTAACAGAGGAAGATTTGCACCCGGTAGAGGGGCTGGATTCCGCAATGATGGGAGAGGACGCGGTAACTATGGTGGTGGAAGGGGCTTTGGTAGAGGGGATTTCAACACCAGACCTGATTTCGGAGGCAGAGGTGGTGGTAGGGGAGGATATTCAAATCGTGGAACCGAAGTCGGATACCAGAGGGTTGATCATATGGGACCAAGCGGCGGTCGTGGAAGCCATACTGGCTCGTCAGGCATTAGTGCACCTGCCAAAAACTGA
- the LOC135595822 gene encoding galacturonosyltransferase 8-like translates to MAIPNPKVKRNAAIRRFFVVLLAVSVAIIFLILSLTDTAPEVSGKEDEGLLSLPPLDLYSSGLHFVRRSVLAVRSDPLRSRAELIRKQVGDHAAVAGAYASFARRLKLESSKQARLFAELARNLSLLLAAHRPFLESAAPLDEATVRGFERGVKDRIRAARLLIADAKESFDNQLKIQKLKDTIFAVNEQLSKAKKAGAFSSLIAAKSIPKSLHCLAMRLMEERIAHTDRYVDPPTPPPELEDPKLYHYAIFSDNVLAASVVVNSAVRNAREPWKHVFHVVTDRMNLGAMQVMFRMKDYSGAHIEVKAVEDYKFLNSSYVPVLRQLESANLQRFYFENKLENATKDTTNMKFRNPKYLSMLNHLRFYLPEMYPKLHRILFLDDDVVVQRDLTALWKIDMDGKVNGAVETCFGSFHRYTQYMNFSHPLIKEKFNPNACGWAYGMNFFDLDAWRKEKCTEQYHYWQNLNENRTLWKLGTLPPGLITFYSTTKPLDKSWHVLGLGYNPSISMEEIKNAAVVHFNGNMKPWLDIAMNQFRHLWTKYVDYDLEFVRQCNFAA, encoded by the exons ATGGCGATTCCCAATCCGAAGGTTAAACGCAATGCGGCGATCCGCCGCTTCTTCGTCGTCTTGCTCGCCGTATCCGTCGCCATCATCTTTCTGATTCTCTCCCTCACCGACACGGCGCCGGAGGTGAGCGGGAAGGAGGATGAGGGTTTGTTGTCTCTTCCGCCGTTGGATCTGTACTCTTCGGGCCTCCATTTTGTGCGGCGATCTGTCCTCGCCGTGCGATCGGATCCCCTCCGGTCGCGGGCGGAGCTGATCCGGAAGCAGGTCGGCGACCATGCCGCTGTGGCCGGGGCGTACGCGTCGTTCGCGCGCCGGCTAAAGCTCGAGAGCTCGAAGCAGGCACGCCTCTTCGCCGAGCTCGCTCGTAACCTCTCCCTCCTTCTCGCCGCCCACCGCCCCTTCCTCGAATCCGCCGCGCCACTGGACGAAGCAACCGTCCGAGGATTTGAGCGCGGCGTCAAGGACCGCATCCGCGCCGCTCGCCTCCTTATCGCGGATGCCAAGGAGTCCTTCGACAACCAGCTCAAGATCCAGaagctcaaggataccatctttgCTGTCAACGAGCAGCTCTCCAAGGCTAAGAAGGCCGGCGCTTTCTCGTCCCTCATTGCCGCCAAGTCCATCCCCAAGAGCCTCCATTGCCTTGCCATGCGCCTCATGGAGGAGAGGATCGCCCATACGGATCGCTACGTTGATCCCCCGACGCCTCCACCGGAGCTGGAAGACCCGAAGCTCTACCATTATGCCATCTTCTCAGACAATGTCCTCGCAGCGTCCGTCGTGGTGAACTCTGCTGTCCGCAACGCCCGTGAGCCCTGGAAGCATGTCTTTCACGTGGTTACAGATCGGATGAACCTGGGGGCAATGCAGGTTATGTTTCGTATGAAAGATTACTCTGGAGCACACATCGAAGTCAAGGCCGTGGAGGATTATAAGTTCCTCAACTCTTCTTATGTGCCAGTGCTCCGGCAGCTCGAGTCTGCAAACCTCCAGAGGTTCTATTTTGAGAACAAGCTAGAGAATGCCACCAAGGACACCACTAACATGAAGTTTAGGAACCCCAAGTATCTGTCAATGCTAAACCATCTGAGGTTTTACTTGCCTGAGATGTACCCAAAGCTCCACAGAATTCTGTTCTTGGATGATGATGTGGTGGTGCAACGGGATCTCACAGCACTATGGAAAATTGATATGGATGGGAAAGTGAATGGAGCAGTTGAGACGTGCTTTGGGTCATTTCACCGGTATACACAGTATATGAATTTCTCGCACCCACTTATCAAGGAGAAGTTCAACCCTAATGCATGTGGGTGGGCATACGGGATGAATTTCTTTGATCTGGATGCATGGAGGAAAGAGAAGTGCACTGAGCAGTACCATTACTGGCAGAATCTG AATGAGAATCGAACATTGTGGAAACTAGGAACTCTTCCACCAGGTCTAATCACATTTTACTCTACCACAAAACCATTGGACAAGTCCTGGCATGTGCTTGGACTCGGATATAATCCAAGTATAAGCATGGAGGAGATCAAGAATGCTGCTGTTGTGCATTTTAATGGGAATATGAAACCTTGGCTTGATATTGCCATGAACCAATTCCGACATTTGTGGACAAAATATGTGGACTATGATTTGGAGTTTGTCCGTCAGTGCAATTTTGCAGCATAG
- the LOC135595824 gene encoding 15-cis-zeta-carotene isomerase, chloroplastic-like produces MASPLLLSISTPFVPLGRRCLYPHNIAAPPLRYPSSVAFLKPFQSRNIWGTNSSNSLRLFGRAHVRGTPIGGAESETSISDESRVGEDSASFELGEQKLSSWAYFTAILGAVLVALNILWINPSTGFGTAYIDAVSGLSPSPEVVLLLLIVIFAIVHSGLASLRDAGEELIGERAYRVLFAGISLPLAVSTIVYFINHRYDGTQLWQLQSVFGLHELVWFSSFISFFFLYPSTFNLLEVAAVDKPKLHLWETGIMRITRHPQMVGQVIWCLAHTLWIGNSVAVAASVGLIVHHIFGVWNGDRRLALRYGQTFEVLKSRTSVIPFAAILDGRQKLPKDYYKEFLRLPYLTITALTLGAYFAHPLMQASSFRLHW; encoded by the exons ATGGCGTCTCCGCTCCTCCTCTCCATCTCAACTCCTTTCGTCCCCCTCGGCCGCCGCTGCCTTTATCCGCACAACATCGCGGCTCCCCCGCTCCGTTATCCTTCTTCCGTCGCCTTCCTAAAACCCTTCCAAAGCCGCAACATTTGGGGCACCAATTCCTCGAATTCCCTTCGTCTCTTCGGTAGAGCTCACGTCAGAGGGACTCCAATCGGAGGGGCGGAATCCGAGACTTCGATTTCCGATGAGTCTCGCGTCGGCGAGGACTCGGCGTCGTTCGAGTTAGGGGAGCAAAAGTTATCATCCTGGGCTTACTTCACGGCCATACTAGGCGCCGTGCTCGTCGCGCTCAATATTCTGTGGATTAATCCGTCCACGGGGTTCGGCACGGCATATATCGATGCGGTTTCTGGACTTTCCCCGAGCCCGGAG GTTGTACTTTTGTTGCTTATTGTCATTTTTGCTATCGTCCATAGTGGTTTGGCAAGTCTACGGGATGCTGGTGAAGAACTCATAGGAGAGCGGGCTTACCGAGTTTTGTTTGCAGGGATTTCACTTCCTTTGGCAGTCAGCACCATT GTCTATTTCATCAATCATCGATATGATGGTACTCAATTGTGGCAACTACAGAGTGTCTTTGGACTTCATGAACTTGTGTGGTTCTCGTCATTcatatcctttttctttctttacccATCCACCTTTAATCTTTTAGAAGTTGCAGCTGTTGACAAGCCAAAATTGCATCTTTGGGAAACAGGAATCATGAGAATCACCAGGCATCCACAG ATGGTTGGACAGGTAATATGGTGCTTAGCCCATACGCTCTGGATCGGTAACTCTGTAGCGGTGGCCGCCTCCGTTGGACTGATAGTTCATCACATATTTGGCGTTTGGAATGGCGATAGGCGACTGGCACTTCGATATGGTCAAACTTTCGAAGTCTTAAAGAGTAGAACAAGTGTAATCCCTTTCGCAGCAATATTAGATGGACGTCAAAAGTTGCCCAAGGATTATTACAAGGAATTTCTCCGGCTACCTTATCTAACAATCACAGCCTTGACATTGGGTGCATATTTTGCACATCCACTTATGCAGGCATCCAGTTTTCGACTTCACTGGTGA